In Oryzias melastigma strain HK-1 unplaced genomic scaffold, ASM292280v2 sc02362, whole genome shotgun sequence, a single genomic region encodes these proteins:
- the LOC112141978 gene encoding DNA-binding protein RFX2-like: MVIRDLTLRSAASFGSFHLIRLLYDEYMFYLVEHRVAQATGETPIAVMGEFSDLSSMMPSLLEKDASDEMSSMGGGGGDDDASRETSEPSVKRERIDMSQSLQEM; the protein is encoded by the exons ATGGTGATTAGAGATCTGACTCTGCGCAGTGCTGCCAGTTTTGGCTCCTTCCACTTGATCCGCCTGCTTTATGACGAGTACATGTTTTACCTGGTGGAACACCGCGTGGCTCAGGCCACCGGAGAAACCCCGATCGCCGTCATGGGGGAG TTCAGTGACCTGAGCTCCATGATGCCATCGCTTTTGGAGAAAG ATGCGTCTGACGAGATGAGCAGCATGGGTGGCGGCGGCGGTGACGACGATGCGTCCAGGGAGACTTCCGAACCGTCTGTGAAAAGGGAGAGGATCGATATGAGCCAATCTCTGCAGGAGATGTGA